In Panicum virgatum strain AP13 chromosome 4N, P.virgatum_v5, whole genome shotgun sequence, a single window of DNA contains:
- the LOC120668734 gene encoding uncharacterized protein LOC120668734, whose product MAELTSGAVTTLLGIIRDETLLLSSVRGDVQFIKQEMESMKSFLAHLGRTAPPGGEHDEQVRAWMNQVRLLAQDCNNCITTYRYYGDSDIHRARDGLRRYIWWLPWFVRKIAAQHDAAIRLRELKDQARDIGERRQRYGVEVPAKALMGLSISAAGSGSPPFTAPAPVPFDDVDDEAEQAVSSSEEAVHGARRAVLEARSLDDYFRGKLDDWMQDAKKDKNKTMSVAIMAPKKLEKDVLDVASAHFKRILVVDITKIREIFGFTGLLKPFDILYDVLHKLQRQEGTSAGGQSEVESSEGRSRRTRQQTVKNNINSGKLNVKLEIMTTVRLMKVEEQFEEIKSAIEQTKWEELEQELDHMKQYGGDALGIQSFDVLRHALCQLEHKSGAAASKQDQSKGGGDIFNQTVTMLKQHTERGGTEQPPSITLDESKYADILKSVFPKRSKDDQAKDQAISATTKQAAKATTIGTSTSLGDDQIREIIDKVKLEIRQEQQQEYRPLKEQPEGIRGDDIDRGKKIKEETKMKLKEIQRRVIHQLLIRWMVDKITYHFIVDKIKYHFNDDETLILMKKFHHQPVIQWEETIAALNLVGCIAGVMVMTRATNEERNYLLGKSYSYCYPPRESQSPQEPIDYSDVGQYYDKVLQLASQHKEEEDNYNPLIFRDILVQCQPYDEKFWMEIFAHALYSNPMMSNGELRKLHSSLKASPKSSASVAMQMLKFAYNDLPKESRSCLLYLAIFPSEIKIRRSTLIGRWVVEGLITKEDWPTSVREANRCFDMLIDQYLVYPDDTGLTGKAKSCRVGVQVHQFITKVAKSQHIVETRLSHHLARHFSIFNDLRLRGSDTIDNFFKQLMKSEKSQLSTLKVLDLDGCRIFDKNPRYLKVVCNKLLLLKYLSLRGTDITKLPKEINKLHELEVLDIRQTKLHASATKRIVLLKLRRLLAGDKGTITNSNVGAEDFSSAWIPDKIGKMENMEVLSNVKARDNGEDLKDIGSLWQLRKFGVVIEDKETHLNSLLEVISNLQECLQSLSITLLHTTKSELHDLRECLRSVASFIIDLADKHSGSEKKFEPPKHLKSLSISGTARTERLLPLLARGANPPNADVKLEQLNKVTLNNTLLIEDDWDVLAKLKMLGWLKLRDIGCTDGSLTFKKNEFLNLSYFHVEGTYKQSDSSKLTKITFDDGASLNLKKIVISQTSIESICGMDKLPQLREFNGDIDSNGLQEVIDTLKNKRRDFVSKPYNAGRNQSQTMGE is encoded by the coding sequence ATGGCGGAGCTCACATCCGGCGCCGTGACAACGCTGCTGGGCATCATCCGCGACGAGACGCTGCTGCTGAGCAGTGTCCGGGGCGACGTGCAGTTCATCAAGCAGGAGATggagagcatgaagagcttccTGGCTCACCTCGGGAGGACGGCGCCTCCCGGCGGCGAGCACGACGAGCAGGTCCGCGCTTGGATGAACCAGGTCCGGCTCCTGGCGCAGGACTGCAACAACTGCATCACCACCTACCGGTACTACGGCGACTCCGACATCCACCGCGCCCGGGACGGCCTCCGGCGCTACATCTGGTGGCTTCCCTGGTTCGTGAGGAAGATAGCCGCGCAGCACGACGCGGCAATCCGGCTGCGTGAGCTCAAGGACCAGGCGCGCGACATTGGCGAGCGGCGCCAGAGGTACGGGGTGGAGGTCCCGGCCAAGGCGCTGATGGGGCTGTCGATTTCAGCGGCTGGGTCTGGGTCGCCGCCGTTCACTGCCCCTGCCCCTGTCCCGTTCGACGACGTCGACGACGAAGCCGAGCAAGCGGTGTCGTCATCAGAGGAGGCCGTTCATGGCGCCCGTAGAGCCGTTTTGGAGGCTCGCTCTCTGGATGACTACTTCAGGGGGAAGCTTGACGACTGGATGCAGGACGCTAAAAAAGACAAGAACAAAACCATGTCTGTCGCCATTATGGCTCCTAAAAAACTTGAGAAGGATGTTCTTGACGTCGCGAGTGCCCATTTCAAGCGCATCCTGGTGGTCGACATAACCAAAATCAGGGAAATTTTCGGCTTCACCGGGCTTCTGAAACCCTTCGACATCCTCTACGACGTACTACACAAGCTCCAGAGGCAGGAAGGCACATCAGCAGGAGGTCAATCCGAAGTGGAGAGTTCTGAAGGCAGGTCGAGAAGAACAAGACAACAAACGGTGAAAAATAATATCAACTCGGGAAAACTAAATGTGAAACTTGAAATCATGACAACAGTGagacttatgaaggttgaggaacagtttgaggaaatCAAGTCCGCTATTGAACAAACTAAGTGGGAGGAACTGGAGCAGGAGCTGGATCATATGAAGCAGTATGGCGGCGACGCGCTGGGAATCCAAAGCTTCGATGTACTCCGGCACGCTCTGTGTCAACTCGAGCACAAGTCAGGTGCCGCTGCGAGTAAACAAGACCAATCaaagggcggcggcgacatcTTCAACCAGACAGTTACGATGCTTAAACAGCATACGGAGAGGGGTGGCACAGAGCAGCCGCCATCAATTACACTCGATGAGAGCAAATATGCAGACATTCTGAAGAGTGTGTTCCCGAAGCGCTCCAAGGACGATCAAGCCAAGGACCAAGCAATATCAGCGACGACAAAGCAAGCCGCAAAGGCCACCACCATCGGTACTAGCACTTCATTGGGCGATGATCAGATAAGAGaaatcattgacaaggttaaaTTAGAAATCcgacaggagcagcagcaggaatacAGACCTCTTAAGGAACAACCGGAAGGAATACGCGGTGATGATATTGATAGGGGTAAAAAAATCAAGGAAGAAACCAAGATGAAGCTAAAAGAAATCCAGCGGCGGGTTATACATCAGCTGTTGATCAGATGGATGGTTGACAAGATTACATATCATTTCATTGTTGACAAGATTAAATATCATTTCAACGATGATGAGACCCTGATTCTCATGAAAAAATTCCACCACCAACCTGTGATCCAATGGGAGGAGACCATTGCTGCCTTGAACCTGGTTGGTTGCATCGCTGGCGTAATGGTGATGACCCGCGCAACGAATGAAGAGAGGAACTATCTATTAGGTAAAAGTTACAGCTATTGCTATCCACCACGGGAGTCACAGTCACCTCAGGAGCCTATAGACTATTCTGATGTTGGACAATACTATGATAAGGTGCTCCAGCTTGCCAGCCAgcacaaggaggaggaggacaacTACAATCCCCTAATTTTTCGCGATATCTTGGTACAATGTCAGCCATATGATGAGAAGTTCTGGATGGAGATCTTTGCTCATGCTTTGTACTCTAACCCTATGATGAGCAATGGAGAACTGCGCAAGTTGCACAGCAGCCTGAAGGCTTCACCAAAATCGTCGGCTAGTGTTGCTATGCAGATGTTAAAGTTCGCTTACAACGATCTACCTAAAGAATCCAGGTCCTGCTTATTGTACCTAGCTATCTTCCCTTCAGAAATCAAGATCAGGCGATCAACCTTGATAGGACGGTGGGTTGTAGAAGGGCTGATAACAAAGGAAGACTGGCCTACTTCTGTGCGTGAAGCCAATAGATGTTTTGATATGCTCATTGACCAGTACCTTGTTTATCCTGATGATACTGGTTTAACGGGGAAGGCCAAGAGCTGCAGAGTCGGTGTTCAAGTTCATCAGTTCATTACCAAGGTCGCCAAGAGTCAACACATTGTGGAGACACGCCTGTCACATCACTTGGCTCGTCACTTCTCCATTTTCAATGATCTCCGTCTCCGTGGTTCGGATACTATCGACAATTTCTTTAAGCAACTGATGAAGTCTGAAAAATCTCAACTGTCTACGCTCAAGGTGCTAGATCTCGATGGTTGCCGCATCTTCGACAAAAACCCACGCTACCTCAAGGTCGTATGCAACAAGTTATTATTGCTCAAGTACCTGAGCCTAAGGGGAACAGATATCACCAAGCTGCCTAAGGAAATAAACAAGCTCCATGAGCTTGAGGTATTGGATATCCGGCAGACAAAGTTGCATGCGTCTGCAACAAAACGCATCGTGCTTCTTAAGCTGAGGCGTCTTCTTGCTGGTGACAAAGGAACTATCACCAACAGTAATGTGGGGGCTGAGGATTTCTCCAGTGCCTGGATTCCTGACAAGATTGGAAAAATGGAAAACATGGAGGTACTTTCCAATGTTAAGGCACGAGATAATGGTGAAGATTTGAAAGACATTGGGAGCTTATGGCAGCTGCGGAAGTTTGGTGTGGTTATCGAAGACAAGGAGACTCATCTTAATAGTTTGCTTGAGGTGATCAGTAACCTGCAGGAGTGCCTTCAATCTCTATCAATTACTCTTCTTCACACAACCAAAAGCGAGCTGCATGATCTGCGGGAGTGCCTCCGATCAGTTGCATCATTCATTATTGATCTCGCAGACAAACACAGTGGCAGCGAGAAAAAATTTGAACCTCCAAAGCATCTAAAGAGTTTAAGCATTAGTGGAACCGCACGAACTGAACGACTTCTTCCTTTGTTGGCCAGAGGTGCCAATCCACCAAATGCCGATGTGAAGCTGGAGCAACTCAACAAGGTAACTCTAAATAACACCTTGTTGATTGAGGACGACTGGGACGTCCTCGCCAAGCTGAAAATGTTAGGTTGGCTCAAGCTCCGAGACATTGGATGCACCGATGGTAGCCTAACCTTTAAGAAGAATGAATTCCTAAATCTCAGTTACTTTCATGTTGAGGGCACTTACAAGCAGAGTGATAGCTCCAAGCTGACCAAAATCACCTTTGACGATGGAGCCTCTCTTAATCTCAAGAAGATTGTTATATCACAAACCAGCATAGAGTCTATTTGTGGAATGGACAAACTTCCACAACTGAGGGAGTTCAATGGTGACATTGATTCTAATGGGCTGCAAGAAGTCATCGATACACTGAAGAACAAAAGACGTGATTTTGTTTCCAAACCCTATAACGCAGGAAGAAATCAGAGTCAAACAATGGGGGAGTAA
- the LOC120668736 gene encoding glycosylinositol phosphorylceramide mannosyl transferase 1-like isoform X1 — translation MPRMTKLLLQLQAAADRRHGHGGIGLGPGRGRRHTPAAGRFSPACLALCLLAVAAAATTLAVALTLDRQSPVPAAAGPGASPRGFSVVINTWRRHALLQRSVAHYAACAGVEAVHVVWSEPRPPPERLRRGVLINGTRRGTVRFEINEADSLNNRFRPIRGLPTDAVFSVDDDLIVPCSTLRFAFDVWQSAPSAMVGFVPRMHWLADPRGSTKEYRYGSWWSVWWTGTYSMVLSKASFFHRQYLDLYTNRMLPSIRKYVTENRNCEDIAMSFLIANHTGAPPIWVQGRIFEIGSSGISSLKGHGLQRSRCLNTFAAMYGHMPLVATTVKAVDSRRSWFW, via the exons ATGCCCCGGATGACCAAGTTGCTGCTCCAGcttcaggcggcggcggacaggaGGCACGGCCACGGCGGCATCGGCCTCGGCccggggcgcggccgccgccacactCCCGCCGCCGGGAGATTCTCCCCGGCATGCCTTGCCCtctgcctcctcgccgtcgccgcggcggccaccacGCTCGCGGTCGCGCTCACGCTGGACCGCCAAAgccccgtccccgccgccgccggccccggcgccTCGCCGCG CGGCTTCTCGGTGGTGATCAACACGTGGCGGCGCCACGCGCTCCTGCAGAGGTCCGTCGCGCACTACGCCGCCTGCGCGGGCGTCGAGGCCGTCCACGTCGTGTGGAgcgagccgcggccgccgccggagcgcctgCGCCGGGGCGTCCTCATCAACGGCACCCGCCGCGGCACCGTGCGGTTCGAGATCAACGAGGCCGACAGCCTCAACAACAGGTTCAGGCCCATCCGGGGGCTCCCCACGGACGCCGTCTTCTCCGTCGACGACGACCTCATCGTCCCGTGCTCCACGCTGCGCTTCGCCTTCGACGTGTGGCAGAGCGCGCCATCTGCCATGGTGGGCTTTGTGCCCCGGATGCACTGGCTTGCTGACCCG AGAGGCAGTACAAAGGAATACCGATATGGAAGCTGGTGGTCAGTTTGGTGGACAGGGACATACAGCATGGTTCTTTCCAAAGCGAGTTTCTTCCACAGGCAGTACTTGGATCTGTATACAAACAGAATGCTACCGTCAATTCGCAAATATGTGACTGAAAATAG GAATTGTGAGGATATTGCAATGTCTTTTCTTATTGCAAATCATACTGGAGCTCCACCAATATGGGTACAAG GAAGGATATTTGAGATTGGATCGAGCGGCATCAGCAGTTTGAAGGGCCATGGTTTGCAGAGATCCAGATGCCTCAACACATTTGCTGCCATGTATGGCCATATGCCTCTTGTAGCCACCACAGTCAAGGCTGTCGACAGCCGCAGGAGCTGGTTCTGGTGA
- the LOC120668736 gene encoding glycosylinositol phosphorylceramide mannosyl transferase 1-like isoform X2, whose product MPRMTKLLLQLQAAADRRHGHGGIGLGPGRGRRHTPAAGRFSPACLALCLLAVAAAATTLAVALTLDRQSPVPAAAGPGASPRGFSVVINTWRRHALLQRSVAHYAACAGVEAVHVVWSEPRPPPERLRRGVLINGTRRGTVRFEINEADSLNNRFRPIRGLPTDAVFSVDDDLIVPCSTLRFAFDVWQSAPSAMVGFVPRMHWLADPRGSTKEYRYGSWWSVWWTGTYSMVLSKASFFHRQYLDLYTNRMLPSIRKYVTENRNCEDIAMSFLIANHTGAPPIWVQGLRSLLLTFVPLLLRQEGYLRLDRAASAV is encoded by the exons ATGCCCCGGATGACCAAGTTGCTGCTCCAGcttcaggcggcggcggacaggaGGCACGGCCACGGCGGCATCGGCCTCGGCccggggcgcggccgccgccacactCCCGCCGCCGGGAGATTCTCCCCGGCATGCCTTGCCCtctgcctcctcgccgtcgccgcggcggccaccacGCTCGCGGTCGCGCTCACGCTGGACCGCCAAAgccccgtccccgccgccgccggccccggcgccTCGCCGCG CGGCTTCTCGGTGGTGATCAACACGTGGCGGCGCCACGCGCTCCTGCAGAGGTCCGTCGCGCACTACGCCGCCTGCGCGGGCGTCGAGGCCGTCCACGTCGTGTGGAgcgagccgcggccgccgccggagcgcctgCGCCGGGGCGTCCTCATCAACGGCACCCGCCGCGGCACCGTGCGGTTCGAGATCAACGAGGCCGACAGCCTCAACAACAGGTTCAGGCCCATCCGGGGGCTCCCCACGGACGCCGTCTTCTCCGTCGACGACGACCTCATCGTCCCGTGCTCCACGCTGCGCTTCGCCTTCGACGTGTGGCAGAGCGCGCCATCTGCCATGGTGGGCTTTGTGCCCCGGATGCACTGGCTTGCTGACCCG AGAGGCAGTACAAAGGAATACCGATATGGAAGCTGGTGGTCAGTTTGGTGGACAGGGACATACAGCATGGTTCTTTCCAAAGCGAGTTTCTTCCACAGGCAGTACTTGGATCTGTATACAAACAGAATGCTACCGTCAATTCGCAAATATGTGACTGAAAATAG GAATTGTGAGGATATTGCAATGTCTTTTCTTATTGCAAATCATACTGGAGCTCCACCAATATGGGTACAAG GACTCAGGAGCCTCTTGCTCACATTCGTGCCCTTGTTATTACGACAGGAAGGATATTTGAGATTGGATCGAGCGGCATCAGCAGTTTGA
- the LOC120668736 gene encoding thylakoid lumenal 16.5 kDa protein, chloroplastic-like isoform X3 has product MVAIATEAWSLAGCGAASKAAAAQELPVQQLPPAAANRTKKAVSLRGVSSGGGGQDRREAVVVGRRSGLASCVLAALAASFSPLAADRPARAMVLEADEDIELLERVKEDRKKRLQKQGVISSSGTETGYLQDLIYKLSKVGQAIDKDDLPAASSFLGPSPDTQWVQNSNAAFSKFSSSPEERSMVDSFNSSLASLFTSVNKLDAESSKSAFVSSATALEKWIALAGLSGQLKGF; this is encoded by the exons ATGGTGGCCATTGCTACCGAGGCATGGTCGCTCGCCGGATGTGGCGCGGcgtcgaaggcggcggcggcgcaggagttgCCGGTGCAGCAGCTCCCTCCTGCGGCAGCAAACAGGACCAAGAAAGCCGTGTCGCTCAGAGGcgtcagcagcggcggcggaggccaggACCGGCGTGaggccgtcgtcgtcggccggCGGAGCGGCCTGGCGTCGTGCGTGCTCGCCGCCCTCGCGGCCTCGTTctccccgctcgccgccgaccgcccCGCGCGGGCCATGGTTCTTGAGGCCGACGAAGACATCGAGCTGCTGGAGCGCGTGAAGGAGGACAGGAAGAAGCGGCTGCAGAAGCAAGGGGTCATCAGCTCCTCAGGCACCGAGACTG GGTATTTGCAGGACCTCATCTACAAGTTGAGCAAAGTTGGGCAGGCCATTGACAAGGACGATCTCCCAGCCGCAAGCAGTTTCCTGGGTCCAAGCCCAGATACCCAGTGGGTGCAGAACAGCAATGCAGCTTTCTCCAAG TTCAGCTCAAGCCCGGAGGAGAGAAGCATGGTTGATAGCTTCAACTCCTCCTTGGCCTCACTGTTTACATCAG TGAACAAGCTTGACGCTGAATCCTCCAAGTCGGCGTTTGTGTCGTCTGCGACAGCGTTGGAGAAATGGATAGCGTTAGCCGGACTGAGTGGCCAGCTCAAAGGCTTCTGA
- the LOC120668735 gene encoding uncharacterized protein LOC120668735 isoform X3: MAIEELLHKVQALIEHCLQAYMNQKEVIDAVSQQAKIDPGITELVWRQLEQQNPLFFKAYYMRLMLKNQIMVFNKLLEGQLQIMSKEFPSGIPSMSLPNGSISDPLKQNSCFLPETAPGSAMPDGIMHNGSSSSIINGTPSGDQLLNAGKDMHGLQSGIDASTILQSDQNATAVLFGVDNGTNATIKTESGYSSNADFAFCGNTFLESCQSIGDASGGGSFSSSELNGQPLSDSILDMESSSFSFLNQIPQSFIFSDLAEDFSQSAEMTTFLTSETNNFSDSTGGDHTG, from the exons ATGGCGATTGAGGAACTACTGCACAAG GTCCAGGCTCTTATAGAGCACTGCCTTCAGGCATATATGAACCAGAAAGAAGTAATTGATGCCGTTTCTCAACAGGCAAAGATAGATCCTGGCATTACTGAGCTTG TTTGGCGACAACTTGAGCAACAGAATCCTCTGTTTTTCAAGGCATACTATATGAGGCTAATGCTTAAGAATCAAATAATGGTCTTCAACAAGCTTCTTGAGGGTCAGCTGCAGATTATGAGTAAAGAGTTTCCTTCAGGGATCCCTTCCATGTCTCTTCCTAATGGTTCTATTTCCGACCCAT TAAAGCAAAATTCATGCTTTTTGCCTGAGACTGCTCCGGGATCTGCAATGCCAGATGGTATAATGCACAATGGAAGCTCAAGTAGCATAATAAATGGCACACCTTCTGGTGATCAATTACTCAATGCCGGTAAAGACATGCATGGTCTTCAAAGTGGAATAGATGCTTCAACTATCCTGCAGTCAGATCAGAATGCAACTGCTGTGCTGTTTGGTGTAGACAATGGGACGAATGCGACAATTAAGACAGAGTCTGGCTATTCAAGTAATGCTGATTTTGCTTTCTGCGGGAATACTTTCCTGGAATCATGCCAGTCAATAGGTGATGCATCTGGTGGTGGATCCTTCAGTAGCTCAGAGTTGAATGGGCAGCCACTGAGCGATTCGATTTTGGATATGGAATCGTCATCATTTAGCTTCTTGAACCAGATTCCCCAAAGTTTCATCTTTTCAGACTTGGCAGAGGATTTCAGCCAAAGTGCAG AAATGACAACATTCCTCACTTCTGAAACAAATAACTTCTCTGATTCAACAGGGGGAGATCATACAG GTTGA
- the LOC120668735 gene encoding uncharacterized protein LOC120668735 isoform X2, translated as MAIEELLHKVQALIEHCLQAYMNQKEVIDAVSQQAKIDPGITELVWRQLEQQNPLFFKAYYMRLMLKNQIMVFNKLLEGQLQIMSKEFPSGIPSMSLPNGSISDPLKQNSCFLPETAPGSAMPDGIMHNGSSSSIINGTPSGDQLLNAGKDMHGLQSGIDASTILQSDQNATAVLFGVDNGTNATIKTESGYSSNADFAFCGNTFLESCQSIGDASGGGSFSSSELNGQPLSDSILDMESSSFSFLNQIPQSFIFSDLAEDFSQSAEMTTFLTSETNNFSDSTGGDHTAG; from the exons ATGGCGATTGAGGAACTACTGCACAAG GTCCAGGCTCTTATAGAGCACTGCCTTCAGGCATATATGAACCAGAAAGAAGTAATTGATGCCGTTTCTCAACAGGCAAAGATAGATCCTGGCATTACTGAGCTTG TTTGGCGACAACTTGAGCAACAGAATCCTCTGTTTTTCAAGGCATACTATATGAGGCTAATGCTTAAGAATCAAATAATGGTCTTCAACAAGCTTCTTGAGGGTCAGCTGCAGATTATGAGTAAAGAGTTTCCTTCAGGGATCCCTTCCATGTCTCTTCCTAATGGTTCTATTTCCGACCCAT TAAAGCAAAATTCATGCTTTTTGCCTGAGACTGCTCCGGGATCTGCAATGCCAGATGGTATAATGCACAATGGAAGCTCAAGTAGCATAATAAATGGCACACCTTCTGGTGATCAATTACTCAATGCCGGTAAAGACATGCATGGTCTTCAAAGTGGAATAGATGCTTCAACTATCCTGCAGTCAGATCAGAATGCAACTGCTGTGCTGTTTGGTGTAGACAATGGGACGAATGCGACAATTAAGACAGAGTCTGGCTATTCAAGTAATGCTGATTTTGCTTTCTGCGGGAATACTTTCCTGGAATCATGCCAGTCAATAGGTGATGCATCTGGTGGTGGATCCTTCAGTAGCTCAGAGTTGAATGGGCAGCCACTGAGCGATTCGATTTTGGATATGGAATCGTCATCATTTAGCTTCTTGAACCAGATTCCCCAAAGTTTCATCTTTTCAGACTTGGCAGAGGATTTCAGCCAAAGTGCAG AAATGACAACATTCCTCACTTCTGAAACAAATAACTTCTCTGATTCAACAGGGGGAGATCATACAG CAGGTTGA
- the LOC120668735 gene encoding pentatricopeptide repeat-containing protein At3g03580-like isoform X1 — protein sequence MAMRDVISLNRMITGFIRDGLGDRARAVYRWMVSSGFRETPHTFAAILSACNSCEGMQLHGRVLALGLCSNPFTGSALVNLYMRIGMPCAALLLYDETALRSTVMSNVVLGGLCNLKLTEDLLCSLLDMRRQGLELNGLSYCYAMRGCYLDEEWLEQGRQLHGVVLKAGWVPSNIFLSNSLVDLYSATGDLVDAKNSLDDIPSEDVISWNSIVSVYASKGRMKDATDYLRQMLWHGKLPSVRSFVGLFALSGQTGDLQFGVQMHGVALKLGFSWSSVHVQTALIDMYGKCWSFDCSLAIFNEIPNLALECYNSTITSSIRCKVFDSALEVLHCMIVEGIVPDNVTLSATMKAISLSASSSLISCKMLHSWVFKLGFETDMAVCSSLISAYARAGQMNSSHLIFESLQYPNVICFTSIISACARYGDGTQAVELFNKMVSRGLKPDDVTFLCAIAGCDQAGLFEEGRLVMELMRANRELDPDERHFACIVNLLSRDGFVEDAMKMMEHSPLRHYTKAWSSLLQSCRAHGENVLGKRAANMLINVGQKDPATNLQVSKYFYEIGDNENASRVKAMASGQEVKESGHSSVEISHGI from the coding sequence ATGGCAATGCGGGATGTTATTTCTTTGAACCGTATGATCACTGGTTTCATTCGGGATGGcctcggcgatcgagctcgtgCAGTCTACAGGTGGATGGTTTCTTCAGGCTTCAGAGAGACCCCTCATACCTTCGCTGCAATCCTCAGTGCGTGCAACAGCTGTGAGGGAATGCAACTGCATGGCCGGGTGCTGGCGTTGGGCTTGTGCTCCAACCCGTTTACTGGGTCTGCGTTGGTCAATCTCTATATGCGCATTGGAATGCCTTGTGCTGCCCTCTTGCTATACGATGAAACTGCATTGCGAAGCACAGTCATGTCCAATGTGGTTCTGGGTGGCTTGTGCAATCTGAAGCTGACTGAGGACCTCCTTTGTTCCCTACTTGACATGAGAAGACAGGGTTTGGAGTTGAATGGTCTTTCCTACTGTTATGCTATGAGAGGATGCTATCTAGATGAAGAATGGCTGGAACAAGGAAGGCAACTTCATGGAGTAGTTCTGAAGGCAGGGTGGGTTCCTTCAAACATTTTCTTGTCAAACTCACTTGTGGATCTTTACTCAGCGACTGGGGATTTGGTGGATGCTAAGAATTCACTTGATGATATCCCTTCTGAGGATGTCATCTCATGGAACTCCATTGTTTCTGTTTATGCAAGCAAAGGACGTATGAAGGACGCAACTGATTACTTGAGACAGATGCTTTGGCACGGCAAGCTGCCCTCAGTTCGCTCCTTTGTTGGGCTCTTTGCTTTATCTGGTCAGACTGGAGATCTTCAATTCGGGGTTCAGATGCATGGAGTTGCTCTTAAGCTTGGATTCAGTTGGAGTAGCGTGCATGTGCAAACTGCACTCATTGACATGTATGGAAAGTGTTGGTCTTTTGATTGTTCCTTGGCAATCTTTAATGAGATCCCAAACCTTGCACTGGAGTGCTATAACTCAACCATCACATCATCAATTCGCTGCAAGGTTTTTGACTCCGCATTGGAAGTATTGCACTGTATGATTGTAGAGGGAATTGTGCCTGATAATGTGACTCTCTCTGCAACCATGAAGGCCATATCTTTGTCGGCTTCTTCAAGTTTAATCAGTTGCAAAATGCTGCACTCTTGGGTCTTCAAATTGGGCTTTGAAACAGACATGGCTGTGTGCTCGTCCTTGATCAGCGCATATGCTCGAGCTGGTCAAATGAACAGTTCCCACTTGATATTTGAAAGCTTGCAGTATCCGAATGTCATTTGCTTCACTTCAATAATATCTGCATGTGCTCGATATGGAGATGGCACACAAGCAGTGGAGCTGTTCAATAAGATGGTTTCTAGGGGCCTCAAGCCTGACGATGTTACCTTCCTATGCGCGATTGCTGGTTGTGATCAGGCAGGATTGTTTGAAGAAGGAAGGCTGGTGATGGAACTTATGAGAGCAAATCGTGAGCTGGATCCTGATGAAAGGCACTTTGCTTGCATAGTTAACCTTCTGAGTCGAGATGGTTTTGTGGAGGATGCAATGAAAATGATGGAGCACTCTCCACTGCGACACTACACCAAGGCATGGAGCTCGCTCCTACAGAGTTGCAGGGCGCATGGTGAAAATGTGCTGGGAAAGAGAGCTGCAAATATGCTGATAAATGTGGGCCAAAAGGATCCAGCCACCAACTTGCAGGTATCAAAATACTTTTACGAGATTGGGGACAACGAAAATGCTTCAAGGGTTAAAGCGATGGCAAGTGGGCAAGAAGTGAAGGAGAGTGGTCACAGCTCGGTTGAGATCAGTCACGGAATCTAG
- the LOC120669496 gene encoding uncharacterized protein LOC120669496: MVNCLTMGMNVVTLFVYFLHGREIKMLWVSLLVFMSMPVGGIARMQIQAIWLVILTLNKKVEGKLLEVESLRCVFLDISKSLNRLGAAPPTRISTPAEEK; the protein is encoded by the exons ATGGTGAACTGCCTCACCATGGGAATGAATGTGGTCACTTTATTTGTCTACTTCTTGCATGGAAGAGAAATCAAAATG TTATGGGTTTCTTTACTGGTCTTCATGTCGATGCCAGTGGGCGGCATAGCACG CATGCAAATCCAAGCAATATGGCTAGTGATTCTGACTCTAAACAAGAAAGTGGAAGGGAAACTGCTTGAAGTTGAGAGCTTGAGATGTGTCTTTCTtgatatctcaaagtccttgaaTAGATTAGGAGCAGCTCCCCCCACAAGAATCAGTACTCCGGCAGAGGAAAAGTGA